One Prolixibacteraceae bacterium DNA segment encodes these proteins:
- a CDS encoding RNA polymerase sigma factor: MTTLDYNELVSNHSDAAFRYALRLVKDHDQAHDLVQDCYEKVWIRCKTIDASKCKSYLFMSIHNGAMDLFRHSKFIDSDVDVSSTDFRSVSNDYSDLQEQLNSALDTLQDIQCSVVLLRDYEGYSYDEISEITGLSASQVKVYIFRARKALRSYIGKIENLV; the protein is encoded by the coding sequence ATGACAACATTAGATTACAATGAACTAGTTTCAAATCATTCGGATGCTGCATTTAGGTATGCATTACGTCTTGTAAAGGATCATGATCAAGCTCATGATTTAGTTCAAGATTGCTACGAAAAAGTATGGATTCGTTGTAAGACCATTGATGCATCTAAATGTAAGAGTTATCTTTTTATGTCGATCCATAATGGTGCAATGGATCTATTTCGTCATTCGAAATTTATAGATAGTGACGTAGACGTCAGTTCTACTGACTTTAGGTCTGTTTCTAATGATTATTCAGATCTTCAAGAGCAACTAAATAGTGCTCTTGATACTTTACAAGATATTCAGTGTTCTGTTGTTCTATTAAGAGATTATGAAGGATATTCTTATGATGAAATATCTGAGATAACAGGTTTAAGTGCTTCTCAGGTTAAAGTATATATATTTAGGGCAAGGAAGGCTTTAAGAAGTTATATCGGTAAGATTGAAAATTTGGTTTAG
- the istA gene encoding IS21 family transposase, which produces MNRKQKFSMWYKVKEMHESGFNKSQISAKLGIDRATVRKYINTKEDEFIRSLTSICQMPKKLAPYQMFTKNLLVEYPFLSAAQIEDRLKENFKDLPQVCSKTVYNFVMSTRKRYDIPKVSAYSIRQYEKIVEVKYGSEAQVDFGECYLYKEDGCRVKVYFFAMVLSRSRYKYVYCQSRPFTSETANYAHELAFSYFEGIPKRIVYDQDSVFIHDENLGDFKLTQGFRQLCDKYKFETHFCRKADPESKGKIENVVKYVKYNFLKGRKFIDNESLQTACLAWLRRTGNQKRHSTTHKIPSEEWMIEKDHLLPFNGDIETPKDKLPTLNVLKDNTIRYKGNTYSVPFETYQGVDTKVIVSQQDNELLILNSDQTLLAKHLVPSSRGNYVKNNDHSRPKSKTKEKLHNTILDKLGHTDSVKLYLETLENDKSRYYYDSLRLLDRKITDDNIRFAEQTINWCSENNILNANDFIQILNYYKSRDEAMKISQKVVLPKVEMSGGKKINNRDVQPSRSSIETYERLINL; this is translated from the coding sequence ATGAATAGAAAACAAAAATTCTCTATGTGGTACAAAGTTAAAGAAATGCATGAATCTGGCTTTAACAAAAGTCAAATAAGTGCGAAATTAGGTATTGATCGCGCTACTGTTCGCAAATATATCAATACAAAAGAGGACGAATTCATTCGAAGCTTAACGAGCATCTGTCAGATGCCTAAAAAGTTAGCACCGTATCAAATGTTCACCAAAAATTTATTGGTTGAGTATCCATTTCTCTCTGCCGCACAAATTGAAGATCGACTTAAAGAAAATTTTAAAGACTTGCCTCAAGTTTGTAGTAAGACGGTGTATAATTTTGTGATGTCAACTCGCAAACGATATGACATTCCTAAGGTCTCTGCCTATTCGATACGGCAGTATGAGAAAATCGTCGAAGTGAAATATGGTTCTGAGGCGCAGGTTGATTTTGGTGAATGCTATCTTTATAAAGAAGATGGATGCAGAGTTAAGGTCTATTTTTTTGCCATGGTTCTTTCTCGATCTCGATATAAATATGTCTATTGTCAAAGTCGTCCCTTTACTAGCGAAACTGCTAACTATGCTCATGAACTTGCATTTTCATATTTCGAGGGAATACCAAAACGTATTGTATATGATCAAGATAGTGTTTTTATTCATGATGAAAATCTAGGAGATTTTAAACTAACACAGGGGTTTAGACAACTTTGTGATAAGTATAAATTTGAGACTCACTTTTGTCGAAAGGCTGATCCTGAATCTAAGGGTAAAATAGAAAATGTAGTTAAGTATGTGAAATACAATTTTCTAAAAGGTCGAAAATTTATTGATAATGAATCTTTACAGACAGCATGTTTGGCTTGGTTGCGTCGTACTGGAAACCAAAAGAGACACAGTACGACTCACAAAATACCTTCAGAAGAGTGGATGATAGAAAAAGATCATTTACTTCCTTTTAATGGGGATATTGAAACACCTAAAGATAAATTACCTACACTTAATGTGTTAAAAGACAATACAATCAGATATAAAGGGAATACATATAGCGTACCTTTCGAAACGTATCAAGGAGTTGATACGAAAGTGATTGTATCACAACAAGACAATGAATTGCTTATTCTGAATAGCGATCAAACGCTATTAGCAAAACACTTAGTTCCATCTAGTAGAGGGAATTATGTGAAAAATAACGATCACTCGAGGCCAAAATCTAAAACAAAAGAAAAACTGCATAATACTATCTTGGATAAACTGGGACATACTGACTCTGTGAAACTTTATTTAGAAACTTTAGAGAATGATAAGTCAAGATATTATTATGATAGTCTAAGACTTTTAGACAGGAAAATCACAGATGATAATATTCGTTTTGCAGAGCAAACCATAAATTGGTGTTCAGAAAACAACATCCTGAATGCAAATGACTTCATACAGATACTTAACTATTATAAGAGTCGGGATGAAGCAATGAAGATCAGTCAAAAAGTTGTTCTTCCTAAAGTTGAAATGAGTGGTGGTAAAAAGATCAATAATCGTGATGTACAACCTTCAAGAAGTAGTATTGAAACATATGAAAGATTAATAAACCTATGA
- the istB gene encoding IS21-like element helper ATPase IstB: MNQIEKIKLHADALRLTQTRNNPEGIIHEAQINKPTYMEFLLSVFECEIKHREKKNIERRIALANLPKDHDLDKYDFNASNGITPSHLKQLRELMWMEQNYNLILMGPSGTGKTFIAAGLIYDAVNTGYKAYFITMEELIKTLKMKEMISSALAKYNRLLKANIIAIDDIMLFPIKKEDAVSFFNLINHLHEQTSVIITTNKSPKEWAETLEDEVLATALLDRLLYRCEVVKMKGQSFRMENRRTIFEPVR, encoded by the coding sequence ATGAACCAGATTGAAAAAATAAAGCTACATGCTGATGCTCTAAGACTCACCCAGACCCGTAATAACCCAGAAGGGATTATACATGAAGCACAAATAAATAAGCCAACCTATATGGAGTTCTTATTATCTGTTTTTGAATGTGAAATTAAGCATCGAGAGAAGAAAAATATTGAACGACGAATAGCCTTAGCTAACCTTCCCAAAGATCATGATCTTGATAAATATGATTTTAATGCTTCAAATGGTATAACACCATCTCATCTTAAGCAACTGAGGGAGCTGATGTGGATGGAACAGAATTATAACCTAATTTTAATGGGACCATCAGGAACTGGAAAAACTTTTATCGCAGCAGGATTGATCTACGATGCCGTAAATACAGGATACAAAGCTTATTTTATCACCATGGAGGAGTTAATAAAGACATTGAAAATGAAAGAAATGATCTCTTCTGCTCTTGCAAAATACAACCGACTATTAAAGGCAAATATTATTGCCATTGATGATATTATGCTTTTTCCAATCAAGAAAGAAGATGCAGTTTCATTTTTTAATTTAATAAACCATCTTCATGAACAAACATCGGTTATTATAACTACCAATAAATCTCCTAAAGAATGGGCTGAAACACTCGAGGATGAAGTGTTGGCTACAGCATTACTTGACCGTTTACTATATCGTTGTGAAGTAGTAAAAATGAAAGGGCAAAGCTTTAGAATGGAAAATAGAAGGACCATTTTTGAACCTGTTCGATAA
- a CDS encoding NPCBM/NEW2 domain-containing protein, whose product MNNLLFQLILLVGLCSTVTAQGQQKIKLGSLSLGKIEQPYLTATKDIAVDGKAIVINGEKYTTGIGTLPGSILRIKLDGNSTLLEGRVGVKNSIEYKGPVKHETLSDGLKMFYYNGNDSKYLVAFAETLDRIQKGTCRFQIVGDGKVLWKSNVLSTTDNSIPFRISIDGIKELVLTVDDGGDGISGDLPCWIDPVITTGSKVTLVDHFKVQSNTIAKNNTLQNKVQSLPTLPTNYKYAPKKDWLIQNENIPSGVFIDNNGHISLSNGLITRTFSVTPNCATIGLYSNVEQKELLRSMSPEAEVSINGEVYAIGGLEGETDRAYFQLDWLKSMRSMPNAFTVQDFRISPLQKRVDWKNKRWSLVSKDQVKGKTLTFIYGHKDYPGVAIEVNYAIYDNVPLIEKWIAIENNSENNIIVDSFKSEIIALFEEESSVERGKSDRWNYPNIHIESDYAFHAMSFASSNKVVNWVTDKKYTSQANYNLNTPCVLECKPPIGPSVSLNRNSKFSSFRVWFMPYDSYDKQRKGLEQNRFYMTVAPWTTENPIFLHLVSSKPKDIKNAIDQASEVGYEMVILSFGSGLNMENSDPKYLKKYKKLADYAHSKGIELGGYSLLSSRWISDDVDVINPKTGKRGGMIHGSSPCLGTEWADNYFKKLRTFFTETGFDLLEHDGSYPGQVCASNNHKHHKDVHDSQWYAWSKITDFYKWCNSNDISMNIPDWYYLSGSNKNGIGYREVNWSLPRERQLVIGRQNNYDGTWKRLPSMSWTFVPLTQYHGGGAAATIEPLSEHLQTYKAHMMQNYGSGVQACYRGKRLYDTDKTKEVVKDVIGWYKENRKILNSPIVHIRRPDGRNIDGFIHVNPSLKNCGLAMFFNPTNTSITEEIKIPLYYTGKASKVKIIDSNGKSYKMKLDRDYNVKLNVTIAPSSYVWYRFE is encoded by the coding sequence ATGAACAATTTATTATTTCAACTAATTCTTTTAGTTGGTCTATGCAGTACAGTTACTGCTCAGGGGCAACAAAAGATTAAGTTAGGAAGCCTATCTCTAGGAAAGATTGAGCAACCTTACCTTACTGCAACAAAAGATATTGCTGTAGATGGGAAGGCTATTGTAATCAATGGTGAAAAATATACTACAGGAATTGGAACACTCCCAGGAAGTATTCTCAGAATCAAATTAGATGGAAACTCTACTTTATTGGAAGGTAGAGTGGGGGTAAAGAATTCGATAGAATATAAAGGACCCGTAAAGCATGAAACTTTAAGTGATGGCTTGAAGATGTTCTACTATAATGGAAATGATAGCAAATATCTTGTTGCTTTTGCTGAAACATTAGATCGTATACAAAAAGGAACTTGTCGCTTTCAGATTGTAGGTGATGGTAAGGTTCTTTGGAAAAGTAATGTGTTGAGTACAACGGACAACTCTATACCATTTCGTATCTCTATAGATGGCATTAAAGAGCTTGTTCTTACCGTTGATGATGGGGGGGACGGTATTTCAGGTGACTTACCTTGTTGGATTGACCCAGTCATTACAACAGGTAGTAAAGTAACTTTGGTTGATCATTTTAAAGTTCAATCTAATACTATTGCGAAAAACAATACGCTTCAGAACAAAGTTCAATCACTTCCTACTTTACCTACAAACTATAAATATGCCCCTAAGAAGGATTGGTTGATCCAGAATGAGAATATTCCTTCTGGTGTTTTTATTGATAATAATGGGCATATCTCACTTTCAAATGGCTTAATTACACGAACTTTTTCTGTTACTCCTAATTGTGCCACCATTGGATTATATTCAAATGTTGAACAGAAAGAGCTACTTCGTTCAATGTCACCTGAGGCTGAAGTTTCAATTAATGGGGAAGTTTACGCTATTGGAGGTTTGGAAGGAGAAACGGATAGAGCTTATTTTCAATTAGACTGGTTGAAATCTATGAGGTCTATGCCAAATGCATTTACTGTTCAAGATTTTAGAATATCTCCGTTGCAAAAGAGAGTTGATTGGAAGAATAAGAGATGGTCATTAGTTAGTAAAGATCAAGTAAAAGGAAAAACACTAACTTTTATTTATGGACACAAGGACTACCCTGGGGTAGCTATTGAAGTCAATTATGCCATATATGACAATGTTCCATTGATTGAAAAGTGGATTGCTATAGAAAACAATAGTGAAAATAACATTATTGTAGACTCCTTTAAAAGTGAGATTATCGCACTTTTTGAAGAAGAGAGTTCTGTTGAAAGAGGAAAATCAGATCGCTGGAATTATCCAAATATTCATATTGAAAGTGATTATGCTTTCCATGCGATGTCATTTGCATCATCAAATAAAGTTGTCAATTGGGTGACTGATAAAAAGTATACTTCTCAGGCTAACTATAACCTGAATACACCATGTGTATTAGAATGTAAGCCTCCAATTGGACCTTCTGTTTCTTTAAATAGAAATAGTAAGTTTTCGTCTTTCCGTGTATGGTTTATGCCATATGATTCTTATGACAAACAGAGAAAAGGTCTTGAACAGAATCGTTTTTATATGACTGTTGCTCCTTGGACAACTGAAAATCCAATTTTTCTACATTTGGTTTCATCCAAACCAAAAGATATTAAAAATGCGATTGACCAAGCTAGTGAAGTTGGCTATGAAATGGTAATTCTTAGTTTCGGTAGTGGGTTGAACATGGAGAATAGCGATCCTAAGTACTTGAAGAAATATAAAAAATTAGCAGACTATGCACATAGTAAAGGAATTGAACTTGGAGGGTATTCACTTCTTTCAAGTAGATGGATCTCTGATGATGTGGATGTGATCAATCCTAAAACAGGAAAAAGAGGTGGAATGATTCATGGAAGTTCTCCTTGTCTTGGTACAGAATGGGCTGATAATTATTTTAAGAAGTTGAGAACATTCTTTACTGAAACAGGATTTGATCTGCTTGAGCATGATGGTTCATATCCTGGACAAGTTTGTGCATCAAATAATCATAAGCATCATAAAGATGTCCATGATTCACAATGGTATGCTTGGTCTAAGATTACGGATTTTTACAAATGGTGTAATTCTAATGATATATCGATGAATATTCCTGATTGGTACTACTTAAGTGGTTCAAATAAAAACGGAATAGGGTATCGAGAAGTGAATTGGTCTCTTCCAAGAGAGCGACAACTTGTTATTGGACGACAGAATAACTATGATGGAACTTGGAAGAGGTTGCCGTCGATGAGTTGGACTTTTGTGCCATTGACCCAGTATCATGGTGGTGGTGCTGCTGCAACTATTGAACCACTATCTGAGCACTTGCAGACATATAAAGCCCATATGATGCAAAACTATGGTAGTGGTGTGCAAGCATGCTATCGAGGAAAGCGTTTGTATGACACAGATAAAACAAAAGAGGTTGTAAAAGATGTGATTGGTTGGTATAAGGAGAATAGAAAAATATTAAACTCTCCAATTGTTCATATTCGCAGACCTGATGGACGTAATATTGATGGCTTCATTCATGTAAATCCAAGTTTAAAAAATTGTGGCTTGGCGATGTTTTTTAATCCAACAAATACGAGTATTACGGAAGAAATTAAAATTCCTCTTTATTATACAGGGAAGGCTTCGAAAGTTAAAATTATTGATTCTAATGGAAAATCATATAAAATGAAGTTAGATCGTGACTATAATGTAAAATTAAATGTCACGATTGCTCCTTCTTCTTATGTTTGGTATCGATTTGAATAG
- a CDS encoding transposase — translation MIIKDKDFNLIKIYDLICYYFDELRYYCERFSNNNSPCFTDQEVMTIYLFGVQYQEYTKINQIHKFACDYLSDWFPNLGSYQAFCNRLNRLGGAFTRLSELLLEDTQPNDCIIDQCLLDSMPIITCSGKRKGKVANEVTNKGYCSTKGVYYYGMKLHMLGIRRQDALPFPEQVLFTPASVNDIVVYKERWSEMRNRTFFEDKIYMHNEFNQQVKNQYNSEMLTPIKAIKGMPLIIKQRIKAADDLYNRAVSKIRQPIEAMFSWLIEKTDIQRASKVRSTKGLMVHAFGKLTATFLNYVLNS, via the coding sequence ATGATAATCAAGGATAAGGACTTCAATTTAATAAAAATATACGATCTAATTTGTTATTATTTCGATGAGTTAAGATATTATTGTGAACGATTTAGTAACAATAACTCCCCTTGCTTTACTGATCAAGAGGTGATGACAATATATCTTTTTGGTGTTCAATATCAAGAATACACCAAGATAAATCAGATTCATAAATTTGCATGTGATTACTTGTCTGACTGGTTTCCAAATTTAGGATCTTATCAAGCATTTTGTAATCGCCTTAATCGTTTAGGTGGAGCTTTTACAAGATTGTCTGAGTTATTACTTGAAGACACTCAGCCTAATGATTGTATTATCGATCAATGTTTACTTGATTCGATGCCAATTATAACGTGTTCTGGCAAACGAAAAGGCAAGGTGGCCAATGAAGTAACCAATAAAGGCTATTGCTCTACGAAAGGAGTTTACTATTATGGCATGAAGCTTCATATGCTGGGGATAAGACGACAAGATGCTTTACCATTTCCAGAGCAAGTCCTTTTTACCCCTGCATCTGTGAACGATATTGTCGTTTACAAGGAGAGATGGTCAGAGATGCGGAACAGAACCTTCTTCGAAGATAAAATTTACATGCATAATGAATTTAACCAACAAGTGAAGAATCAGTATAATTCAGAAATGTTGACACCTATTAAGGCAATAAAAGGAATGCCCTTGATAATCAAACAAAGAATAAAAGCAGCAGATGATTTGTATAATAGAGCTGTATCTAAAATTAGACAACCTATTGAAGCAATGTTCTCTTGGCTAATCGAAAAAACAGATATACAAAGAGCTAGTAAAGTAAGGTCTACAAAAGGATTAATGGTACATGCATTCGGTAAACTAACTGCAACGTTTCTTAATTATGTTTTGAACTCTTGA
- a CDS encoding gliding motility-associated C-terminal domain-containing protein, which yields MNDLIRNAIVFLLCFPFLVEGQSLYRANSSFELELSGATMDHYEWIIDMPNGKTIEYRTKNATSGILQYSGIGKYHIYVRGKTQDGCYSNWIDREIQITPSTLGIEDQIILYRDRTQYFSLNTNDKYLKTGASYKWCDAIRRYAELSKDGKIVIYPKVERGCIPYQIDDIKTELQTVIIQTQPYPTSSNRVVCNSESYILRGDHLEGDVSKNDYSTFQHRLKYTLHTLVTKQGNCIEMNEHGVFHYKQEIKTKNRDSFYYTITDLLTNEHAEGCCYIYPTCNEEVHLDDIFILNGKETIEDNFSENDNNDCFQANMKTIGTNGIFELKKGGHFVYKAINTKEPFIDKAILSSNKSTNKDCFRCYIINIPRHQNFTPVKVKMDELCYPYEAPLTIKINGIKEGVHYEVLDSQRQPLHPKVTIVGGKSSNILLKVPSESVDLYGKMYIEASQPEILYKEIVGEFEIETHRSLDFDYELKKNYDQSTINLLFSPFYDAQSTYTIYGSKEIKELIAQTQSSEISIPWSNTLPETIYVIREDQQCESQYKKIDLSIEDFNKVRPYNTITPNGDGLNDKWIIQNIEWYPHNKVFIFNRWGKEIIQIENYNNTTKVWDGKTRGQKVVTDGTVYYLIEIPNYPTLKGWLLIRGGSND from the coding sequence ATGAATGATCTTATAAGAAACGCTATAGTATTCTTGCTATGTTTCCCTTTTTTGGTAGAAGGTCAGTCATTATATCGTGCCAATAGTTCTTTTGAACTTGAACTGTCTGGGGCGACCATGGACCACTATGAATGGATTATCGACATGCCCAATGGGAAAACAATCGAGTATCGAACAAAAAATGCAACTAGTGGTATTTTGCAATATAGCGGTATTGGAAAGTATCACATCTATGTTCGAGGAAAGACACAGGATGGCTGTTATAGCAACTGGATAGACAGAGAGATACAAATCACACCTTCTACTTTAGGAATTGAGGATCAAATAATTTTATATCGTGATAGGACCCAATATTTTTCTCTTAACACGAACGACAAGTATCTAAAAACAGGAGCAAGTTACAAATGGTGCGACGCAATTAGAAGGTATGCAGAACTGAGTAAGGACGGAAAGATAGTTATCTATCCTAAAGTGGAGCGTGGGTGCATACCGTATCAAATTGATGACATTAAGACCGAACTCCAAACAGTTATAATACAGACACAGCCATATCCTACTTCATCCAATAGAGTGGTTTGCAATAGTGAGAGCTACATTTTAAGAGGAGATCATTTAGAAGGGGACGTTTCAAAAAATGATTACAGTACTTTTCAACATCGACTTAAGTACACACTGCATACTTTGGTTACGAAACAAGGGAATTGTATTGAGATGAATGAACATGGTGTGTTTCATTATAAACAAGAGATTAAAACTAAAAATAGAGATTCTTTTTATTATACCATAACAGATCTATTAACCAATGAACATGCAGAGGGATGTTGTTATATCTATCCTACATGTAATGAAGAAGTTCATTTAGACGACATCTTTATATTGAATGGAAAGGAAACCATCGAGGATAATTTTAGTGAGAATGACAACAACGATTGTTTTCAAGCCAATATGAAGACCATCGGGACCAACGGAATATTTGAACTAAAAAAAGGGGGGCACTTTGTGTATAAGGCAATAAATACCAAAGAACCTTTTATTGATAAAGCGATTCTTTCATCCAATAAGAGCACTAATAAAGATTGCTTTAGATGTTATATTATTAATATTCCAAGACATCAAAATTTTACACCTGTTAAGGTCAAAATGGATGAACTGTGTTATCCTTACGAAGCACCACTAACCATCAAGATAAATGGTATAAAAGAGGGGGTTCACTATGAAGTGTTAGATAGCCAAAGACAACCATTGCATCCTAAAGTCACTATCGTTGGTGGGAAATCATCTAATATATTGCTCAAGGTTCCAAGTGAGAGTGTGGATCTTTATGGTAAGATGTACATAGAAGCATCTCAACCGGAGATCCTATATAAAGAGATTGTTGGAGAATTTGAAATAGAGACACATAGATCATTAGATTTCGACTATGAACTCAAAAAGAACTACGACCAATCTACCATAAACCTTCTTTTTTCTCCTTTTTACGATGCTCAAAGCACCTATACAATATATGGTTCGAAAGAAATAAAAGAATTGATTGCACAGACACAAAGCAGCGAAATAAGTATTCCATGGAGTAATACGCTACCTGAGACTATATACGTGATAAGAGAAGACCAACAATGTGAAAGTCAATATAAAAAGATTGATCTTTCGATCGAGGATTTTAACAAAGTACGCCCATACAATACGATCACACCCAATGGGGATGGCTTAAACGATAAATGGATTATTCAAAATATTGAGTGGTATCCACATAATAAGGTATTTATATTCAATAGGTGGGGAAAAGAGATCATACAGATAGAAAATTATAACAATACGACCAAAGTATGGGATGGTAAAACGAGAGGACAAAAAGTTGTTACAGATGGCACGGTTTACTATTTAATTGAAATTCCAAACTATCCGACATTGAAAGGGTGGCTTCTAATAAGAGGAGGAAGTAATGATTAG
- a CDS encoding type IX secretion system membrane protein PorP/SprF, whose product MIRWLVLITFTFVLLVEEAQAQQDAMNSQYFFHKMLINPGYAGTNDEIQSTLAYRSQWIGVKGAPTTTVLMVDGPIQGYNLGLGAIFYTDKVGPEYSYSFYLNLSYQLELDHQTKLSFGLQGGILKDEIDWSKTIAKSLYDHKIYEQSNDSRYTPDLNLGLYLYSIRWYGGISIRHLFEEKYAYARSTQYESTFSLLSRHYYLFGGFVSPITRDRSIYIKPSFIVRYLSTTGYHGDITLDFLLQNQFWVGSTLRNLRSIIFMMAYNISKSVTIGYSYDYDLGALSQYGSNSHELMISYRLRDKKRIINPRQF is encoded by the coding sequence ATGATTAGGTGGTTGGTATTGATAACATTCACATTTGTGCTTCTTGTGGAAGAGGCACAAGCGCAACAAGATGCGATGAATAGTCAATACTTTTTTCACAAGATGTTAATAAACCCGGGTTATGCAGGAACAAATGATGAGATACAATCCACTCTAGCCTATCGTTCTCAATGGATTGGGGTAAAAGGAGCACCAACCACCACCGTTTTAATGGTTGATGGCCCAATTCAAGGTTATAATCTAGGGCTAGGAGCTATTTTTTACACGGATAAGGTAGGTCCTGAATATTCCTATTCATTCTATCTAAACCTATCCTATCAGTTAGAGTTAGACCACCAAACAAAGTTATCGTTTGGATTGCAAGGAGGGATATTGAAAGATGAAATTGATTGGAGTAAGACTATTGCCAAATCATTATATGACCATAAGATATATGAACAAAGTAATGATAGTCGCTATACACCAGACCTGAACTTAGGTCTTTACCTCTATAGTATTAGGTGGTATGGCGGAATATCGATACGACATCTATTTGAAGAAAAATATGCTTATGCAAGAAGTACTCAATATGAAAGCACCTTTAGTTTATTGTCGAGGCATTATTATCTTTTTGGTGGGTTTGTCAGTCCAATTACCAGAGACAGGAGTATTTATATAAAGCCCTCATTTATTGTTCGCTACTTAAGCACAACAGGGTATCATGGGGACATTACATTAGATTTTTTACTCCAGAACCAATTTTGGGTAGGGTCAACATTACGAAACTTGAGAAGTATCATCTTTATGATGGCATATAATATATCTAAATCAGTAACCATTGGTTATTCGTATGACTATGACTTAGGGGCTTTGAGCCAGTATGGGAGCAATAGTCATGAATTAATGATTAGTTACAGACTAAGAGACAAAAAGAGAATCATCAATCCTAGACAATTTTAA